The following DNA comes from Seriola aureovittata isolate HTS-2021-v1 ecotype China chromosome 15, ASM2101889v1, whole genome shotgun sequence.
CGGTTTTGATTCATCAGCTGTATCTTCACCGCCTGACATGGTGCTTAGCTCTGCTTTTACAACACCTCGCCCTGGTTGGCTGCTCGCTGCAGAATCCGCCTCTCTGCTCTTTTGATCCTCTGACATGTTTCTTTCCTGAGCGTCGGCCTCGGCCTCCTCAGCTCTGATCTTCTCCTGCAGTTTCTCATACTTCTGCCCAAAGCTCAGCTGTCTTTGCTGCTTTTGTGGTGCCAGCAACGCGGACATAGACAGCTTTTCAGGAGCTTTTGGACAAATGTAGCCTTCATAAATTAGGTTTTTGTTCAGTCCATTCTTTGTATAAACTGCGATACTGTCTTGTGGTGGAGGATGCGGAAGACGAGGACACACAGGCAGGGTAGTCCAGCCTGGTGGCATCTGACATAGCACATATTTTTGAGATGACTCTGCGGAGTGAtagcaaaacaaaatatgagGCTCCAGTTTCAATAACAAGATGCAGTAAGGATGATTACTTTATTTCTACACCCTTTTTATCCCTGCTGACGTCAGTCCATCATTCCAGACTGGATATATACTATAAGTAAAATATACTATACCATATACCCTTTTATGGATTGAAAGGAAATTTGACAGTTGTAAAGCTTTCATCTTGTGCCaccataaaattaaaaatttcagtttgttgaaCACTTTAGTTTATGACCAAAAATATGCTAATGACGCTGTTAATGACCGTATAGCCTCAGCGGTGCTTAGCATAGCATGCTAAAAAGCTAAACGAAAActttgtgagcatgttagcatgctggtgttagcatttaCCTCAAAGCGTCGCTGTGCagactcacagagctgctagcatggccgTGCACTCTTAGTCTTGTTGAAGTAAAGCTAAAGTTTGCAGTAGCTGATTTACAAGAGCTTAATTCAAGcagaataaatcaaataaagtgagagtaaaacaggaaagaaaTTGCAAATGCTGCAATATTGCATTTAAAAGAACATAGGGCTAAGATAAGTCTAATCATTCCAACTTCAAGGGCCCCAGAAGGAAATAACCATTACTTCAGACTTGCCACCATTTAGTTGtaagaaacagtgaaacatccTGATAGATAGAGGTTGAGGTGTCATCTGCACAGCGATGAGAGCTGAGGGAGAACAGACAGCTGTGCTAACTGCTAAACTTCCGCTTACCTCTCTTTGCTGTGTCATGACCTTTGCTCATGATCGTGGATATCTGTATGAACATCCGTCAGAAATGCAGTTTCAGTGAAAATAGAAATCCATTGAAGGCACAATCTGTGAATCAAATGTAGACAACACGGTCGACCCGGCAACAGAGCTAAAAACATCGGAACCAGCTATCACTGTCTATGTTGAAGCTGCTGtaatcaatacttttatatGAAATTATGAAACTTATATAGCCTGATTCCTCTTAGCTCTCTAGTAATTTTAGTGTctctcagctctttgttttggttttatgaccCGTCAGGattgtttacagcagcaggcagaTTTAGGATGAGCACAAAGAAAACTCTGCcgatgaatgtgaaaacaaactcacacatctgcacattcatcattctgcacagataaggtcaaacatccaagtggagtaaaaaataaatgaataaaaaaatgagaaaaactttttttgatgGAGATAGATGTTCACATAATATGTGTTTGTCAACAGGGGGATTCCTTCTCTGGCAGAGTCTTCATTGCTTCTCGGATTCAGTGAGAGCTCCCAGAGCCTTTTTCCCCAAATCTAACTGGGGATCTATTTGATATAAAGTCCCTCTGACTGAAGTACACGATCCATCAGGGGTCACACATCTTTTCCATTCGACCAAGTCATCTTACAATGTGTTTCTCAAAACTGACTAACTATCAAAGTAAAATTATCTTTCAAGGGAAATACTAATGTACATATGAggcagtttgtgtctgtgtgctgctttGTCAGCCCACAGCAACAGAGGAATAAAATTAATGGATGCATTTAAGTTCTAGTTAATCCTGGCTAAATAGCCAATTCAATATCCTCGGTCTAATTGCTTTGTCTGTTCGGTGTCAGGTACATGGACGAGTATGACATCAAACAAATGAGTCACCCCATCATTTTATTACTTCCTCttaatgtgaaacagaaagaaaataagtgttGCTGTGAATTGCCATGTCCAGTAgctatttttagccatgctagcaccGTGGCTTTATGGATGGCACTTTCAGTCACTCCTCTGCTTTAGTCTAGACTGAAATACCTAAAACAACTATTACACCTACTGCCATTAAATTTACTACAAATATTCTAGATTCCCTGGAGGATAACTTCTAATAACTGACTCTAGTGCcatcaaagttttcacttacgCAATGAGTTGTGTCAACGTGTACTGGATTGGCATCacatttggtgcagacattcacgGAGCCCAGATGATGTATCCTaaagaccaaaaacacatttttttgatGGAGATGGATGTTCACATTGTGTGAGTTTGTCAAGATGCCACGTCTTTTCTTTTACCACCAACATGACCTTTTTGAGATATTAGCAATAATTGTGTGGATTGTTGCGAACCCATTCATGGTTTCCCAGagaaataaaattgtatttttccaATAGTTTGGTTCATGATCAAGTACCTGTAAAGCTAATGATTGGTTTCCAGTAGCCTTTGCTGTACTATAgtgtttagtgttttgtttgctaacatgtcacaatgataatgataaacattaaagctgctaaACATCAATATACTAGCATTATCCTTGTGAACATGTAACCATCCTGATGTGAGCACTTAGCTCAAGTACAGTCTCACGGACTTgacagctagcatggctgtagactcgtAGTCTTTTTTATCTTCTATATTGAACACTTCCTTTCTGTTTCATTAACCATTAAGAAGACACTGTATCTTGGTTGACGGACATTAAATAATCAATCATGACAGTCATCACCGACATAATAAATGCATTTCGTGTACTACAATAAATGTAAGCTcgtaaaataaaatgctataaAAAGGAGGAATTTagataataaaatgtcagaaccATATCTCAGGCCTGTTTGTTGCACGTCTCATCACTGTTTCTGGCACCGgtcttctctttttccattttctctggACATATGGTCTTCTATATTTAAAAGCGGTGGACTAGAGGACTGTAGGGTATGACTTTCTTGGCAAACTGCCAGCTACAACAGCCATCTATCCTGTGTGTCAGTCAGGGTGTGCTTTTACTCAATTTGCACAACCTTGGCTGGGGTTTTCATCTGAGCTGCAGGCCCTGCACAGCATTGCCTCTCCCCAGAGCATTGATAACAACTGCAAATTCTTCCTAAAGTTATATTTCATGCTAATGAATTAATGTACCCTTTCCCATTTTAAGCTTGAAAATGTACTCCTCTTCCatgccaaaatgaaaaatcaaatcagtctTGTCATTTGCAGCTGATTTGTTAAGGTCCCAGCTCGCTTTCCTTCTTTTCCCCCGGCATGGCTGATGAGACAGCACAGCTGTGTTCCTGTTAGTCATTCTGATAACACCAAATTAGATGCCGTTTGAGAGAGTTGGGTCATTAATATGGAATCACAAACGTCAAGCTGACTCAGATCAATAAATTAAACACTGTATAAATTCACCTTCCACCTCCATCTCACTGCCTCATCAGTAATGAAGAGCCTTGATTGGCTTTGGTTGCGATGTTCACAGAAATGTCGTTGCTGTCCTCGATTTGTTAGGTAAATTTCAAGACTCATGTTAATAATAACATGAACATGACGATGAGCTTTTTcaactcacacaacacacaaaa
Coding sequences within:
- the LOC130182900 gene encoding uncharacterized protein LOC130182900, with protein sequence MFIQISTIMSKGHDTAKRESSQKYVLCQMPPGWTTLPVCPRLPHPPPQDSIAVYTKNGLNKNLIYEGYICPKAPEKLSMSALLAPQKQQRQLSFGQKYEKLQEKIRAEEAEADAQERNMSEDQKSREADSAASSQPGRGVVKAELSTMSGGEDTADESKPQIKEEAAFTSESESNINYPLPFEILDMRESFLPALATGGTEEFMYYSEPCETTVDTDFLNCLCIKDYS